A single region of the Syntrophotaleaceae bacterium genome encodes:
- the ftsX gene encoding permease-like cell division protein FtsX, producing the protein MFEHILYFSRRVARNIRQSPVLCSAAIGTVAVSLTIVAFFGIVVINVQKLAHFWSDEIQVVAYIDKEPENDRLAEWRSMIGRMPEVKAVIFVDRNEAFARFKQRLARDADLLDGFDASILPASLEISLKDGYRTRQGVEAVVQRLRQNPDFSDFSYGQDWLERFEAFLGLLRLAGLALGGFLLFAALFIVANTIKLTLYARRDELEIMALVGATPIFIKTPFLLEGAVQGVLGGVIALGGSFLLYQAFLQKGLGAFLLFSGGGEIQFLAPPHQGLLVLVGMLLGLFGSMLSLRKFVRI; encoded by the coding sequence ATGTTCGAACACATTCTCTATTTCAGCCGACGAGTTGCACGGAACATCCGGCAGAGTCCGGTGCTGTGTTCCGCCGCCATTGGCACGGTGGCCGTTTCCCTCACCATCGTAGCCTTTTTCGGTATTGTTGTGATCAATGTCCAGAAACTGGCCCATTTCTGGAGTGACGAAATTCAAGTGGTGGCCTATATCGACAAAGAGCCCGAAAACGATCGGCTTGCCGAATGGCGATCCATGATCGGGCGAATGCCGGAGGTCAAGGCAGTCATATTCGTTGACCGAAACGAAGCTTTTGCCCGCTTCAAGCAAAGACTGGCCCGCGATGCCGATCTTCTTGACGGTTTTGATGCCTCCATCCTGCCGGCCTCGCTGGAGATCTCCTTAAAAGACGGCTACCGGACCCGTCAGGGGGTGGAGGCCGTGGTGCAGCGTCTGCGCCAGAACCCCGATTTCAGTGATTTCAGTTACGGTCAGGACTGGCTCGAACGCTTTGAAGCTTTTCTCGGCCTTTTACGACTCGCGGGATTAGCCCTCGGAGGTTTTTTGCTGTTTGCCGCCCTGTTCATCGTTGCCAACACCATCAAGCTCACTCTTTATGCCCGGCGCGATGAGCTGGAAATCATGGCCCTCGTCGGTGCCACCCCTATTTTTATCAAGACCCCCTTCCTGCTGGAAGGGGCGGTCCAGGGAGTTCTCGGCGGCGTAATCGCCCTGGGTGGATCCTTTCTGCTCTATCAGGCATTTCTGCAGAAGGGGCTGGGTGCTTTTCTGCTCTTTTCCGGCGGCGGCGAAATTCAGTTCCTTGCCCCCCCGCACCAGGGACTGCTGGTGCTGGTAGGCATGCTGCTCGGCCTTTTCGGCAGTATGCTGTCTCTGAGAAAATTCGTTCGGATATGA
- the ftsE gene encoding cell division ATP-binding protein FtsE: MIQLFNVCKSYQKDSSALNDLNLKIPKGDFVYITGPSGAGKSTLLKLLYCAEKPNRGQILINGQNITRMGFSKIPYLRRRLGVVFQDFKLLTSRTLFENVAFPLEVQGKKRFEISNKVYQTLKHVGLQKKIHHYPLQLSGGEQQRVAIARALVVDPLVLLADEPTGNLDFGVTMEIMDLFKGANARGTTVLLATHNREMIRQFPRRVLVLEDGRLVDDYTP, encoded by the coding sequence ATGATACAGCTCTTCAACGTCTGCAAGTCCTACCAGAAAGATTCCTCTGCCCTGAACGACCTCAATCTTAAGATCCCCAAGGGGGATTTCGTCTACATAACCGGCCCTTCCGGAGCCGGCAAATCGACCCTGCTGAAACTTCTCTATTGCGCGGAAAAACCGAACCGGGGGCAGATTCTGATTAACGGCCAGAACATCACCCGGATGGGCTTCTCCAAAATACCCTATTTGCGCCGGCGTCTGGGCGTGGTGTTCCAGGATTTCAAGCTTTTGACCAGCCGTACCCTGTTTGAAAACGTGGCGTTTCCTCTGGAGGTGCAGGGGAAGAAACGGTTCGAAATCAGCAACAAGGTTTATCAGACCTTGAAACATGTCGGCCTGCAGAAGAAAATACATCATTACCCCCTGCAACTCTCCGGCGGTGAGCAGCAAAGGGTTGCCATCGCCCGCGCCCTGGTGGTCGATCCCCTGGTACTGCTGGCCGATGAACCGACCGGCAATCTCGATTTCGGGGTCACCATGGAAATCATGGACCTCTTCAAGGGGGCGAATGCCAGGGGCACGACTGTTCTTCTGGCTACCCACAATCGGGAAATGATTCGGCAGTTTCCAAGAAGGGTTCTGGTGCTGGAAGACGGACGACTGGTGGACGATTATACGCCTTAA
- a CDS encoding type II secretion system protein, translated as MKRTGTLFNKNAEGITLVELIVAVSIMSILAAAVLPMAEVTVQRTKELELRRALRIMRTAIDDYKKDYDKAVQEKTIIPTVNETGYPEELEDLVEGSDWGGLFPFKKRYLRRIPQDPFDEYEQGWGLRAYKDEPDAYSWGGGDIYDVYSQSDRTALDGTPYRSW; from the coding sequence TTGAAACGAACGGGAACACTGTTCAATAAAAACGCTGAAGGAATCACTCTAGTCGAGCTTATTGTCGCGGTCAGCATCATGAGCATCCTGGCCGCGGCTGTTCTTCCCATGGCCGAGGTGACGGTGCAGAGGACCAAGGAGCTGGAACTGCGCCGGGCTTTGCGAATCATGCGGACGGCGATCGACGACTACAAGAAGGATTACGACAAGGCGGTGCAGGAAAAAACCATTATCCCCACGGTCAATGAAACAGGCTACCCGGAAGAGTTGGAGGATCTGGTCGAGGGGAGCGACTGGGGCGGTCTTTTTCCCTTCAAAAAGCGCTACCTTCGCCGCATTCCGCAAGACCCCTTCGATGAATATGAACAGGGGTGGGGGTTGCGGGCCTACAAGGACGAACCCGATGCCTACAGCTGGGGGGGCGGCGATATCTACGACGTTTACTCCCAGAGCGATCGCACCGCGCTTGACGGTACTCCCTATCGAAGCTGGTAA
- a CDS encoding prepilin-type N-terminal cleavage/methylation domain-containing protein has product MRKRTGGFTLIELLIVMTIIGILASIAVPSYQRSVIRSREAVLAEDLYQMRQAIDSFYADNARYPESLEELQEKKYLRGIPRDPFTNSGETWYIIAPEPTEEGTPIPGRVFDVRSGSDLVGLNGVPYKEW; this is encoded by the coding sequence ATGCGGAAAAGAACCGGCGGATTCACCCTTATCGAATTGCTGATTGTGATGACGATCATCGGCATCCTGGCCAGTATCGCCGTACCCAGCTACCAGCGCAGCGTCATAAGGTCGCGCGAGGCCGTGCTGGCGGAGGATCTGTACCAGATGCGGCAGGCCATTGACAGCTTCTATGCCGACAACGCCCGCTATCCGGAATCCCTGGAAGAGCTTCAGGAAAAGAAATATTTGCGGGGTATTCCCCGTGACCCCTTTACCAACAGCGGCGAAACGTGGTACATCATTGCACCAGAACCTACCGAAGAAGGAACACCCATTCCGGGTAGGGTGTTCGACGTGCGCAGCGGTAGCGACCTTGTCGGTCTGAACGGAGTTCCCTACAAGGAATGGTAA
- a CDS encoding peptidoglycan DD-metalloendopeptidase family protein, whose protein sequence is MMYWRNFFLPFRCSWLGLALPGIILLAVLVPGYGIADSKGDLEEIQQKIKKIAEGLENKKVEEKSLKKVMASLEQEMDGLRDQEKVGKDAISRLRQETEKQQKLIAGIRENSLRRREMVKNRLSAMYREGQTPLLRLLFSGNSPSFIAEEYYLLKRVVHQDRELLEQFRRDQAELQTRLTELADLQEKARTALDNLEKGREALDFAFKTKTKILARLQNQQAEMSGELARLKEKAARLQSLVKKLESRKVPEYTEKSGVFARQKGHLPWPINGAVKVGFGTCRLPSSGTLYDCQGIEIAASKNRPILASWHGTVIFAKPFKGYGNLIIIDHGDKFYTLYAQASRLLKNVGEKVKAGEAIAYSGFEDADSVYFEIRHRGTPLDPLAWLKPPS, encoded by the coding sequence ATGATGTACTGGCGGAATTTTTTCCTTCCTTTCCGATGCTCCTGGCTGGGACTGGCCCTGCCTGGCATCATCCTGCTGGCCGTTCTGGTGCCCGGTTACGGCATCGCGGACAGCAAAGGGGATCTCGAGGAGATTCAGCAGAAAATCAAAAAAATTGCCGAGGGCCTGGAGAATAAAAAGGTCGAGGAAAAGAGCCTGAAAAAGGTTATGGCCTCACTTGAACAGGAGATGGACGGACTCAGGGATCAAGAAAAAGTCGGAAAGGACGCCATCTCCAGACTGAGGCAAGAGACCGAGAAACAGCAGAAACTGATCGCCGGGATCCGGGAAAACAGCCTGCGACGGCGCGAAATGGTGAAAAACCGCCTTTCCGCCATGTACCGGGAGGGGCAGACCCCGCTTCTGCGTCTGCTCTTCTCCGGAAACTCCCCCTCTTTTATTGCAGAAGAGTACTACCTTCTGAAGCGGGTCGTTCATCAGGACCGGGAGTTGCTGGAGCAGTTCCGCAGAGATCAGGCTGAACTGCAGACACGCCTGACAGAACTTGCCGATTTGCAGGAAAAAGCTCGAACGGCTCTGGACAATCTCGAAAAGGGCCGCGAAGCCCTTGATTTCGCTTTTAAAACAAAAACCAAAATCCTCGCGCGGCTTCAAAACCAGCAGGCCGAAATGAGCGGCGAGCTTGCCCGGCTCAAGGAAAAGGCCGCCCGCCTGCAGTCCCTGGTTAAAAAGCTTGAAAGCCGAAAGGTCCCCGAGTATACTGAAAAATCTGGAGTTTTTGCCAGACAGAAGGGGCATTTGCCCTGGCCGATCAATGGAGCTGTGAAAGTGGGTTTCGGGACCTGCCGCCTGCCTTCGTCGGGAACCCTGTACGACTGCCAGGGCATTGAAATTGCTGCTTCCAAGAACCGGCCTATTCTGGCCTCCTGGCATGGAACAGTTATTTTTGCCAAACCCTTCAAAGGATACGGCAACCTGATCATTATCGATCACGGCGACAAATTCTACACCCTCTATGCCCAGGCCAGCCGCCTGCTGAAAAATGTCGGGGAAAAAGTCAAAGCGGGAGAAGCGATCGCCTACTCAGGCTTCGAGGACGCCGACAGCGTTTATTTCGAAATCCGACATCGGGGAACTCCCCTGGATCCTCTTGCCTGGCTGAAGCCGCCTTCCTGA
- a CDS encoding cohesin domain-containing protein, with protein MNKLLKFSWVIILGSLMLSGCAIHQPLAKGEELMAQGLYGEAVEVFSRALDENPKNHELRMKLHQAKSQAALSHLEAGKKLLAEGNLTAAANEFRQALFFDPSLVAGAQEVKRVQELLKAEELIGEAETLYQQRRFFQAKNLLERALELAPGNDQAAKLLKTIRQEQLNHLDGYELELASKQPITLKLQGVAVREAFSILSRLSGINFIFDETVPSDQVTLFLEKASFAQALDILLKMNDLGKRVLNSKTIILYPRTEEKVRQYEDQIIQVFYLSNIDAKKAINMLRTMLQLRKIYVHEELNAIVMRDKPDVIKLAQQILEAADRTDSEVVFALELVEVSHSDALDLGPRLSTYSISAGLANEAGIVQDFLPATGSTTRLVDSFGSLESFYTLPSATFEFAKTLTDSEILANPKIRVKNKQKAKIHIGTREPIATTSTSGDIVSTNVQYVDVGVKLDIEPVVQLNGSVVTNLTLEVSNVIDERIIQESGTTLLTISTTNAASSLILKDGERTIIGGLIRDDRNTTKTTIPFIGRIPLIGELISHRSKDETKREILLSITPHIVRKVDMPGPDVATIWSGGENELVAGQRFESFARGFEPQYEQMAPPVVPAAVENGMPLPLRPGMQDVAGQVELEAPDHVTVGDSFSLSVKIDQQENLVGAPLTLSFSPGHLEVVGIDEGDLLRRDGVNTLFSSTIDRHQGQIMIEHQRQPGAPGISGGGTLARVIFRAKAPGIISVELDSGSFIDPAGGLSAMGSARTNIEVRAVETNGNTVQ; from the coding sequence ATGAATAAATTGCTGAAATTTTCCTGGGTGATTATTCTGGGCAGTCTGATGCTGTCTGGTTGTGCCATCCATCAGCCCCTGGCTAAAGGGGAAGAGTTGATGGCCCAGGGGCTCTACGGGGAGGCTGTCGAAGTCTTTTCCAGAGCTCTTGATGAAAACCCGAAAAATCATGAGCTGCGGATGAAGCTTCACCAGGCCAAGTCGCAGGCTGCTCTTTCTCATCTCGAAGCGGGTAAGAAGCTTCTGGCTGAAGGGAACCTGACCGCTGCCGCTAATGAGTTCCGACAGGCTCTTTTTTTTGATCCGAGCCTGGTCGCGGGAGCCCAGGAGGTGAAGAGGGTTCAGGAACTGCTCAAGGCCGAAGAACTGATCGGGGAAGCCGAAACTTTATATCAACAGCGCCGGTTTTTTCAGGCGAAGAATCTTCTCGAAAGGGCCCTGGAACTTGCACCGGGAAACGATCAGGCCGCTAAGCTGCTGAAAACCATCCGGCAGGAGCAGTTGAACCATCTCGACGGCTATGAACTGGAGTTGGCCTCGAAGCAGCCGATTACCCTCAAGCTTCAGGGGGTTGCTGTTCGGGAAGCCTTCTCGATACTATCCCGGCTCTCCGGCATCAATTTCATATTCGACGAAACCGTTCCCTCCGACCAGGTGACCCTTTTCCTGGAAAAGGCGAGCTTTGCCCAGGCCCTCGACATTCTGCTGAAAATGAACGACCTTGGCAAACGGGTGCTGAACAGCAAGACCATCATTCTTTATCCCCGCACGGAAGAAAAAGTCAGACAGTACGAAGACCAGATCATACAGGTTTTTTACCTGTCGAATATCGACGCCAAAAAGGCGATCAACATGCTGCGGACCATGCTTCAATTGCGCAAGATCTATGTTCACGAAGAGCTTAACGCCATTGTCATGCGCGACAAACCCGACGTGATCAAGCTGGCCCAGCAGATTCTCGAAGCTGCTGATCGGACCGATTCGGAAGTTGTTTTCGCCCTTGAACTGGTGGAGGTCAGCCATAGTGATGCCCTCGACCTGGGACCGCGGCTGAGCACCTACTCCATCAGTGCAGGTTTGGCGAATGAAGCAGGAATTGTCCAGGACTTTCTTCCCGCGACCGGCAGCACGACCAGACTGGTCGACAGCTTCGGCAGCCTGGAATCTTTTTATACCCTGCCTTCGGCCACCTTCGAGTTTGCCAAAACCCTGACCGACAGCGAGATTCTTGCAAATCCCAAAATCCGGGTAAAAAACAAACAAAAAGCCAAAATTCACATCGGCACCCGCGAGCCGATCGCCACCACCAGTACCAGCGGCGACATCGTTTCAACCAATGTGCAGTATGTGGATGTCGGGGTGAAACTGGACATCGAACCGGTTGTCCAGCTCAATGGTTCCGTTGTCACCAACCTGACCCTCGAGGTCAGCAACGTCATAGACGAACGAATTATTCAGGAAAGCGGAACGACCCTGCTGACCATCTCCACCACCAATGCGGCCTCCTCCTTGATCCTGAAGGACGGGGAACGAACCATCATCGGCGGGCTTATCCGGGATGACAGGAATACGACCAAAACGACCATCCCTTTCATCGGCAGGATTCCGCTCATCGGAGAGCTGATCTCCCACCGTTCGAAGGACGAGACCAAGCGGGAAATTCTGCTGTCCATCACGCCGCACATCGTGCGCAAGGTCGACATGCCGGGACCTGACGTGGCGACCATCTGGTCCGGTGGCGAAAATGAACTGGTCGCCGGACAACGCTTCGAATCCTTTGCAAGAGGCTTTGAGCCGCAGTATGAGCAGATGGCTCCGCCCGTAGTACCGGCCGCAGTCGAGAACGGAATGCCGCTGCCGCTCCGGCCCGGTATGCAGGATGTTGCGGGACAGGTTGAGCTCGAAGCTCCGGACCATGTGACTGTCGGAGATTCCTTCAGCCTCTCGGTCAAAATCGATCAGCAGGAAAATCTTGTCGGCGCCCCTCTCACCCTGAGTTTCTCCCCCGGGCACCTTGAGGTGGTAGGAATCGATGAGGGGGATCTGCTGCGTCGGGATGGCGTCAATACGCTTTTTTCCAGTACAATCGATCGACACCAGGGGCAGATCATGATCGAACACCAGAGGCAGCCCGGCGCTCCCGGTATTTCCGGAGGCGGTACACTGGCCCGGGTCATTTTCCGGGCCAAGGCTCCGGGGATCATTTCAGTGGAACTCGATTCAGGAAGTTTCATCGATCCGGCAGGAGGCCTCTCCGCCATGGGCTCGGCCCGTACCAACATCGAGGTGAGAGCTGTTGAAACGAACGGGAACACTGTTCAATAA
- the pilO gene encoding type 4a pilus biogenesis protein PilO, whose amino-acid sequence MPRENFFRALWRLNRTWPVVAAALLLLNILGWLVVGWVIAPEVEQARQALARQQELQRQRRAGSLPGESGVSYQAGRQEIERFSRLLLTKEELTLFLQEIYNLAQEAGLDIERISFQPEFLEEQEMLRYTLDFSVTGSYAQIKEFVHGFETSDRIMVLEKMSLSGEEAGEDRVSLGLQLSTYFRSNKR is encoded by the coding sequence ATGCCCAGGGAAAACTTTTTTCGCGCGCTGTGGCGGCTGAACAGGACATGGCCGGTGGTGGCGGCAGCCCTGTTGCTGCTCAATATCCTGGGCTGGCTGGTTGTCGGCTGGGTGATCGCACCCGAGGTGGAACAGGCGCGACAGGCCCTGGCCCGGCAGCAGGAGCTGCAGCGGCAGCGGCGGGCCGGAAGCCTGCCCGGCGAAAGCGGTGTCTCCTATCAGGCCGGCCGGCAGGAAATAGAGCGGTTCAGCCGGCTGTTGCTGACAAAAGAGGAGCTGACCCTTTTTTTGCAGGAGATCTACAATCTGGCACAGGAAGCCGGTCTGGATATCGAACGGATCAGCTTCCAGCCGGAGTTTCTCGAGGAGCAGGAAATGCTTCGATATACGCTCGATTTTTCCGTGACCGGCAGCTATGCCCAGATCAAGGAATTCGTTCACGGGTTCGAGACTTCGGACCGCATCATGGTTCTGGAGAAGATGAGTCTCAGCGGGGAGGAGGCGGGAGAAGATCGGGTTTCTTTGGGTTTGCAGCTGTCCACCTATTTCCGGTCGAATAAACGATGA